A window of the Syntrophothermus lipocalidus DSM 12680 genome harbors these coding sequences:
- a CDS encoding dihydroorotase — protein MRLMIKGGRIIDPVNSIDLVGDILVEDGLVQEISPAIRTKKAEVLDANGKIVCPGFIDMHVHLREPGFEYKEDIASGTRAAAVGGFTTVCCMPNTNPVIDNGAVAAFVCSRARQVGVVNVFPIGSITKKQQGTEISEMADLVQAGCVAVSDDGRPVMNAEIMRRALEYSRMFDIPVISHCEDLDLSEDGQMHEGFYSTLYGLKGIPAAAEEVMVARDILLAETTKSRVHFAHISTRGSVELIKMAKRKGLAVTCEVTPHHLTLTDEMVRDYDPDTKVNPPLRSREDVEALRQGLIEGVIDCIVTDHAPHEVEAKDCEYNLASCGISGLETAVAVILNDLVNSGIVDISDVVRLMSVNPANILKLDRGNLAPGKVADITILDLELERRVEPSRFLSKGKNNPFKGRVLKGWPWATIVRGRLVAYNGKLVV, from the coding sequence ATGAGGTTAATGATTAAAGGCGGCCGGATCATCGATCCTGTGAACTCGATCGACCTGGTAGGAGATATCCTTGTCGAAGACGGTCTCGTCCAAGAGATTTCACCTGCGATAAGAACGAAGAAAGCCGAGGTACTGGATGCTAATGGTAAAATTGTTTGCCCGGGATTCATCGACATGCACGTCCACCTGAGAGAGCCGGGATTCGAATACAAGGAGGATATTGCCTCGGGTACCAGGGCGGCAGCGGTGGGAGGGTTCACCACTGTATGCTGCATGCCTAATACCAACCCGGTGATAGACAACGGTGCGGTGGCCGCATTTGTGTGTTCCCGGGCCCGGCAAGTAGGGGTAGTTAACGTCTTTCCCATCGGCAGCATTACCAAGAAGCAGCAGGGGACCGAGATATCAGAAATGGCTGATCTCGTGCAAGCCGGTTGTGTTGCTGTCTCCGACGACGGGCGCCCGGTGATGAATGCCGAGATTATGAGGCGGGCTTTGGAATATTCTCGGATGTTCGATATCCCGGTCATTTCCCACTGCGAGGATCTAGATCTTTCCGAAGATGGACAAATGCACGAAGGGTTTTACTCCACTTTGTACGGACTTAAAGGGATTCCGGCTGCTGCGGAAGAGGTAATGGTGGCCAGAGACATCCTGCTTGCGGAAACTACGAAAAGCAGGGTTCATTTCGCTCACATCAGCACCCGAGGATCAGTGGAGCTCATCAAAATGGCTAAAAGGAAAGGTCTGGCTGTAACCTGTGAAGTCACGCCCCACCATTTAACCCTTACCGATGAAATGGTGCGGGATTATGATCCCGATACCAAGGTCAACCCCCCTCTGCGCAGCCGCGAGGACGTTGAAGCTTTGCGGCAGGGACTGATCGAAGGCGTGATCGATTGCATTGTCACCGACCATGCCCCGCATGAGGTAGAAGCCAAGGACTGCGAGTACAACCTAGCTTCATGTGGAATTTCTGGGCTGGAGACTGCCGTGGCTGTGATATTAAACGACTTGGTCAATAGTGGGATAGTGGACATATCTGACGTGGTTCGCTTAATGTCGGTTAACCCGGCCAATATCTTGAAACTGGACCGGGGCAATCTAGCTCCTGGAAAGGTAGCGGACATAACAATATTAGACTTAGAGCTAGAACGCCGGGTGGAACCAAGTCGGTTCTTGTCCAAGGGCAAGAACAATCCTTTTAAAGGCCGAGTCTTAAAGGGATGGCCTTGGGCTACAATTGTTCGAGGCCGGCTGGTGGCTTACAACGGTAAGCTTGTTGTCTAA
- a CDS encoding dihydroorotate dehydrogenase electron transfer subunit: protein MRKVQQALVIRHREIVPGYFELEFIAPEIAREALPGQFVHIRVTQSLDPLLRRPFGIYNVEKKIGSITVFYRVVGRGTRMLSDVHTAEQLDVLGPLGRPFSLPRYMRRALLIGGGVGIAPLVYLARVLCEHKVEVTVLLGASTSGYLVGKDILKRMGIDFMVSTDDGSEGMKGRVTDLLERVIDKKQFDYIYSCGPEPMMAKVTEIAQARGINGELSLEEHMACGIGACLGCAKKVIRNGTAAYAKVCTDGPVFKIGEVVFDA from the coding sequence ATGCGGAAAGTTCAACAAGCCCTTGTTATCAGGCATCGGGAGATAGTTCCCGGGTACTTCGAGTTAGAGTTTATAGCTCCTGAGATTGCACGCGAAGCCCTTCCCGGTCAGTTTGTCCACATAAGGGTAACTCAAAGTCTTGACCCGCTACTAAGAAGACCGTTCGGTATCTACAATGTGGAAAAGAAAATCGGTAGCATAACCGTATTCTACCGGGTGGTAGGTAGGGGCACTAGAATGTTGTCCGATGTGCACACAGCCGAACAACTCGACGTTTTGGGGCCTTTGGGCAGGCCCTTTTCTTTACCCAGGTATATGCGGCGGGCACTTCTGATAGGCGGGGGAGTCGGGATTGCTCCACTGGTTTATCTGGCCCGTGTCTTGTGCGAACACAAGGTCGAAGTGACTGTTCTTCTAGGGGCGTCTACCTCTGGGTACCTGGTCGGCAAGGATATTCTCAAACGTATGGGCATAGATTTTATGGTGTCGACGGATGATGGCAGTGAGGGGATGAAGGGCAGGGTCACCGATTTATTGGAGAGGGTTATCGATAAGAAACAGTTCGACTACATTTATTCGTGCGGCCCGGAACCGATGATGGCCAAGGTAACCGAGATTGCCCAGGCAAGGGGGATCAACGGAGAGTTGTCACTGGAAGAGCACATGGCCTGCGGCATAGGGGCATGTTTGGGTTGTGCCAAAAAGGTTATCAGAAATGGAACCGCAGCCTATGCCAAGGTATGCACCGATGGTCCTGTTTTCAAGATAGGCGAGGTGGTGTTTGATGCCTAA
- a CDS encoding dihydroorotate dehydrogenase: MPKKKEKPAINLSVDLGGITLKNPVTVASGTFGYGAEYEEFIDLSELGAVIVKGTTLEPRDGNPPPRIVETPAGMLNAIGLENPGVEVLINVHLPHLREKKATVIVNIAGNQVEDYARLAAILDRQPGIAGLEVNISCPNVKQGGLQFGTDPIMIDEVVRAVRESTRLPLIVKLSPNVTDIVAMAKAAVNAGANAISLINTLLGMAIDVEKRRPALGNIFGGLSGPAIKPIAVRMVYQVAKEVDVPILGMGGIMNYSDALEFILAGATAVSIGTGNFVDPGISRRIIGDLEQYLEKNGIYDIQELIGAAIIR, translated from the coding sequence ATGCCTAAGAAAAAGGAAAAACCGGCCATCAATCTATCGGTAGACTTGGGTGGAATTACATTGAAAAACCCGGTTACGGTCGCTTCGGGGACTTTCGGCTATGGAGCGGAATATGAAGAGTTTATAGATCTGTCGGAATTAGGCGCGGTGATCGTAAAAGGCACTACCTTGGAGCCCAGGGACGGGAACCCTCCTCCCCGGATCGTAGAAACCCCTGCGGGGATGCTTAACGCTATTGGGCTTGAAAATCCTGGAGTGGAAGTGTTGATAAACGTCCACCTTCCCCATCTGCGGGAAAAGAAGGCCACCGTGATCGTAAACATTGCCGGTAATCAAGTCGAGGATTACGCGCGTTTGGCAGCTATCTTGGACCGACAGCCAGGAATAGCCGGCCTCGAGGTTAACATTTCTTGCCCCAACGTAAAACAAGGGGGTCTTCAATTCGGAACCGACCCGATTATGATCGACGAAGTAGTAAGGGCTGTACGAGAAAGCACTAGATTACCTCTTATAGTCAAGCTATCGCCCAACGTGACCGATATAGTCGCTATGGCTAAAGCAGCGGTCAACGCGGGAGCAAACGCCATTTCTCTTATCAACACGCTTTTGGGGATGGCGATTGATGTGGAAAAGAGACGTCCAGCTCTAGGTAACATCTTTGGCGGGTTATCCGGACCGGCGATCAAGCCGATAGCGGTCAGAATGGTTTACCAGGTGGCAAAGGAAGTGGACGTGCCTATTCTAGGAATGGGAGGCATCATGAATTACTCCGATGCCTTGGAGTTTATCTTGGCCGGAGCGACGGCGGTATCAATCGGCACCGGCAACTTTGTAGACCCGGGTATATCTCGACGAATCATAGGGGACCTTGAACAATATTTAGAGAAAAACGGAATATACGATATCCAGGAGCTAATCGGGGCAGCCATTATCCGCTAG
- the pyrF gene encoding orotidine-5'-phosphate decarboxylase, whose translation MKPPERLIVALDVDTEEEALSLVDELRDVVGVFKIGMQLFDSAGPDIVRKITRAGGRVFVDLKFHDIPNTVSAAARIITRLGAYMFNVHVAGGREMMRQTAKATLEEAGCLGISPPRVLGVTVLTSISEQQLREDLKIQLGMEELVVEWALMARECGLSGVVASPHEIAAIREACGPGFLIVTPGVRPVWADKDDQQRITTPAQAIQLGADYIVIGRPILRGKNRREAAMRIIEELEASI comes from the coding sequence ATGAAACCGCCGGAGAGACTCATTGTGGCCCTCGATGTAGATACAGAAGAGGAGGCCCTGTCTTTAGTTGACGAACTGCGAGATGTAGTGGGGGTTTTCAAGATAGGGATGCAGCTTTTCGACAGCGCCGGCCCGGACATTGTCAGAAAAATTACCCGGGCAGGCGGCAGAGTATTTGTTGATCTGAAGTTTCATGATATCCCCAATACGGTCAGTGCTGCAGCGAGGATAATAACCCGGCTAGGAGCATACATGTTTAACGTTCACGTAGCCGGTGGCCGCGAAATGATGAGGCAGACCGCAAAGGCTACCCTGGAGGAAGCCGGATGCCTGGGGATTTCTCCGCCCCGGGTACTAGGGGTGACGGTTCTTACCAGCATTTCGGAGCAGCAGTTAAGAGAGGACCTCAAGATTCAATTGGGAATGGAAGAGCTCGTAGTGGAATGGGCTTTGATGGCCAGGGAATGTGGCCTTTCGGGAGTGGTGGCTTCACCGCACGAAATCGCCGCCATTCGCGAGGCGTGCGGGCCAGGATTTCTCATAGTCACACCTGGGGTAAGGCCTGTCTGGGCTGACAAAGATGATCAACAGAGGATTACTACTCCCGCCCAGGCTATCCAGTTGGGGGCAGACTACATCGTGATAGGCCGTCCGATTCTGAGGGGAAAGAATCGAAGAGAAGCGGCAATGAGAATCATTGAAGAATTGGAGGCTTCAATATGA
- the pyrE gene encoding orotate phosphoribosyltransferase, with protein MMSKERAEQIFATTGALLEGHFLLSSGRHSNRYIQCASVLQYPCYTEELAEELASRFRNDNVEVVIGPAMGGIIVAYEVARKLGVKGMFCERENGEMKLRRGFTVVPGQRVLVVEDVITTGGSVREVIQVVREEGGAVIGVAALVDRSGGKVDFGVRTESVLVVDIETFEPDNCPLCKAGKIPLVKPGSRY; from the coding sequence ATGATGAGCAAAGAGAGGGCAGAACAGATTTTTGCGACCACGGGCGCGCTTCTAGAAGGACATTTTCTATTGAGTTCAGGCAGGCACAGCAATCGTTATATTCAGTGTGCTTCGGTGCTGCAATACCCGTGTTACACAGAGGAACTGGCCGAGGAATTGGCTTCCCGTTTTCGAAACGACAACGTAGAAGTGGTGATTGGACCAGCTATGGGAGGTATCATTGTGGCGTATGAAGTGGCCCGGAAGCTGGGGGTCAAGGGCATGTTTTGCGAGAGGGAAAACGGGGAGATGAAGCTGCGCCGCGGGTTTACCGTAGTTCCGGGACAGCGTGTACTGGTGGTCGAGGATGTCATTACTACCGGAGGATCAGTGCGAGAAGTAATACAGGTGGTACGAGAAGAAGGAGGCGCCGTGATTGGAGTAGCAGCGCTAGTAGACCGCAGCGGCGGGAAGGTGGATTTCGGGGTTAGAACGGAGTCGGTGCTGGTAGTCGATATCGAAACCTTCGAGCCTGATAATTGCCCGTTATGCAAGGCAGGTAAGATCCCTTTAGTGAAACCAGGTAGCCGATACTGA
- a CDS encoding Rqc2 family fibronectin-binding protein has product MPFDGLTIAALCEELNPFLQGCRIDKILQPEKDEIVLSLRKPKGSKRLVISANPGWSRLHLTDERKENPATPFAFCMLLRKHLDGARVKEIVQVDSERVVNIRCEALNDFLEWKEKVLVCEFTGKHTNIILMDPETNLITDALKRFGPDSNSYREILPGHPYVPPPAQGKLEAENATYEEFAARLWETGDSSLNRGMFRVCAGISQFTARYICHRSGLDPDLPTDECGELELSKLFLTWRSLWEQAKNSRVNPTVLTGPRGVLEFSPFSLLPMASQEAGEEVLTFASVNQAVDYYFYHKLSQLRAYSYKTNLLRTLKAHLEKAYRKALLQEGDLVQAEKTFPYRTWGELLTAYGHQIEKGQTEVELIDFYTGESVTVGLLPHLTPIENAQRYFKLYAKGKAAALHAEKRLRETRQEIAYLESVQFALEQAETMDEIEEIAEELDREGYINKDKKRKARVKEERLQPRMFLSSDGYKILVGRNNLQNEQLTLKASGHNDLWLHAKDVPGSHVIVRLSKNIQSIHEVPDHTLEEAALLAAYFSKSRESDKVAVDYTFRNNVKKPKGSKPGMVVYDNYWTLYVNLKDPRLESLLRKEFKPEIDAD; this is encoded by the coding sequence ATGCCTTTCGACGGGCTTACCATCGCTGCACTGTGTGAGGAACTGAATCCTTTTCTCCAAGGCTGCCGAATTGATAAGATTCTGCAGCCCGAAAAAGATGAGATTGTACTATCTTTGCGCAAACCCAAGGGAAGCAAGAGATTGGTGATTTCCGCCAATCCCGGTTGGTCCCGGTTACACCTCACCGATGAACGAAAAGAAAATCCGGCTACTCCCTTCGCCTTTTGCATGCTGTTGCGCAAACATCTGGATGGAGCCAGAGTGAAGGAGATTGTTCAGGTCGACAGCGAACGGGTAGTCAATATCCGGTGTGAGGCTTTGAACGACTTTTTGGAATGGAAAGAAAAAGTCCTGGTTTGTGAGTTCACCGGTAAACATACTAATATCATATTGATGGACCCTGAAACCAATCTGATCACAGACGCCCTCAAGCGATTTGGCCCTGATAGCAACTCGTATCGCGAGATCTTGCCTGGACACCCTTATGTGCCGCCCCCCGCACAGGGCAAATTAGAGGCCGAAAACGCTACCTACGAAGAGTTTGCGGCCCGGCTCTGGGAAACAGGCGACAGCAGCCTAAATAGAGGAATGTTTCGGGTATGTGCAGGCATCAGCCAGTTTACTGCTAGATATATATGCCATCGGTCAGGCTTGGATCCAGATCTGCCAACAGACGAATGTGGTGAGTTGGAATTATCTAAGCTCTTTCTCACCTGGCGTTCTCTTTGGGAACAGGCCAAGAACAGCCGGGTAAACCCGACGGTCCTAACCGGCCCCCGAGGAGTCTTGGAGTTTTCCCCTTTTTCTTTGTTACCGATGGCTTCTCAAGAAGCCGGCGAAGAAGTCTTGACTTTCGCTTCCGTTAATCAAGCTGTTGACTATTATTTCTATCATAAGCTCAGTCAGCTCAGGGCCTACTCGTATAAAACTAACCTGTTGCGAACCCTCAAAGCCCATCTGGAAAAGGCTTACCGCAAAGCCCTTTTACAGGAAGGCGACCTCGTTCAAGCCGAGAAGACCTTTCCTTACCGCACTTGGGGAGAACTGCTGACTGCCTACGGGCACCAGATTGAGAAAGGTCAAACCGAAGTCGAGCTCATAGACTTTTATACGGGAGAATCGGTAACAGTTGGGCTGCTTCCGCACCTCACTCCGATCGAAAACGCCCAGCGCTACTTCAAACTGTATGCTAAAGGTAAAGCCGCAGCCCTTCACGCCGAAAAACGTTTACGGGAAACCCGACAAGAAATTGCCTACCTTGAATCAGTACAATTTGCCCTTGAACAAGCAGAAACTATGGACGAAATAGAAGAAATAGCAGAAGAACTGGATAGAGAAGGGTATATAAACAAAGATAAAAAAAGAAAAGCGCGCGTCAAGGAGGAACGGCTGCAACCCCGTATGTTCCTGTCTTCAGACGGCTACAAAATACTGGTTGGAAGAAACAACCTGCAAAACGAACAACTGACTCTGAAAGCCTCGGGGCACAACGACCTCTGGCTGCACGCCAAGGACGTACCCGGGAGTCACGTTATCGTCCGGTTGAGCAAAAACATCCAGAGTATTCACGAAGTTCCAGACCACACCCTGGAAGAGGCAGCCCTGTTAGCTGCCTATTTCAGCAAAAGCCGGGAATCTGACAAGGTTGCTGTAGATTACACTTTCAGAAACAACGTCAAAAAGCCCAAGGGCTCAAAGCCGGGCATGGTAGTCTACGACAACTACTGGACCCTTTACGTCAATCTGAAAGACCCGCGGTTAGAATCCCTGCTACGAAAAGAGTTTAAGCCGGAAATTGACGCGGATTGA
- a CDS encoding FAD-dependent oxidoreductase, whose product MSKKVVIVGGVAGGASAAARLRRLDEEAHIVMFERGEYISYANCGLPYYVGGVIRDRKKLLVQTPEAMRRRFNIDVRTLSEVVRILPGEKEVEVKNLATGEAYRESYDYLVLSPGASPVVPDIPGANLENVFTIRNVPDSDAIKAHIETRKPSTAVVVGGGFIGLEMAEVLMACGTKVTLVEADTQVMRALDPEMAAIVHCYLRDNGVDLRLGDKLVSIKGSSGVEEVELASGKTLPAELVILGIGVRPEVWLAKEAGLEIGPTGGILVDEYLRTSDPFIYAIGDAIQVKDYVTGQDVLIPLAGPANRQGRLVADTIAGQPTPYKGSQGTAIVKIMDMVVAVTGSNEKTLNRLGREHLACHTHPAPHATYYPGGTPMAMKLIFSPGDGKVLGAQIVGYEGVDKRIDVLATAIRAGMTVFDLQDLQLAYAPPFSSAKDPVNMIGYVAGNMVQGNVEIAHWHEVDKRLAQGALLLDVRTKREVEDGAVPGALNIPVDNLRERLSELPKDKEILVYCQVGLRSYIAYRILRQHGFTAKSISGGYRTYHMVGKDKACFESGNA is encoded by the coding sequence ATGAGTAAGAAAGTGGTTATTGTGGGCGGGGTTGCCGGAGGAGCCAGTGCGGCTGCGCGCCTGAGAAGGCTCGATGAAGAGGCCCACATCGTGATGTTTGAGCGAGGCGAGTACATCTCTTATGCTAACTGCGGCCTGCCCTACTATGTAGGCGGTGTCATACGGGACAGGAAAAAGCTCTTGGTACAAACCCCCGAAGCGATGCGCCGGAGGTTCAACATCGATGTGCGCACTTTGAGTGAAGTCGTGCGCATATTGCCTGGGGAGAAAGAGGTGGAGGTCAAAAACCTGGCCACTGGAGAGGCGTACAGGGAGAGCTATGATTACCTTGTTCTATCCCCCGGAGCCAGTCCGGTAGTTCCGGATATACCGGGGGCCAACCTGGAGAATGTCTTTACCATCCGTAACGTGCCGGACAGTGATGCTATTAAGGCCCACATCGAGACTCGAAAGCCTTCAACGGCGGTTGTTGTCGGTGGTGGTTTCATTGGCTTGGAAATGGCAGAGGTCTTAATGGCCTGTGGTACCAAAGTAACGTTGGTGGAAGCCGATACTCAGGTAATGCGGGCTCTAGATCCTGAAATGGCGGCGATAGTCCATTGCTATTTACGTGACAACGGGGTAGACTTGCGCCTCGGCGACAAGTTAGTGTCTATAAAAGGTTCTTCTGGAGTGGAAGAGGTAGAGCTTGCCAGCGGAAAGACCTTGCCAGCAGAACTTGTCATTTTGGGGATAGGGGTTCGGCCTGAGGTCTGGCTGGCAAAGGAAGCGGGGCTAGAAATCGGCCCTACTGGCGGTATCCTAGTAGACGAGTACCTGCGTACCTCGGATCCTTTTATTTACGCGATAGGAGATGCGATTCAGGTCAAGGATTACGTTACTGGTCAAGATGTCCTGATTCCTCTCGCCGGACCTGCCAACAGACAAGGGAGGCTGGTTGCTGACACCATAGCCGGGCAGCCCACGCCATATAAAGGTAGCCAGGGAACTGCTATCGTAAAAATAATGGACATGGTAGTGGCGGTGACCGGGAGCAACGAGAAAACCCTGAACCGATTGGGACGTGAACACCTGGCCTGTCATACTCATCCCGCTCCCCACGCCACTTATTACCCGGGCGGGACCCCGATGGCCATGAAACTTATATTCTCACCGGGTGACGGGAAGGTGCTGGGAGCGCAGATCGTGGGCTATGAAGGGGTTGATAAACGTATCGATGTCCTGGCAACTGCGATAAGAGCAGGAATGACGGTTTTCGACCTGCAGGATTTGCAGTTGGCGTATGCTCCCCCATTTTCTTCCGCTAAGGATCCGGTGAATATGATCGGGTACGTTGCTGGTAATATGGTACAGGGTAATGTAGAGATAGCTCACTGGCATGAAGTTGACAAAAGACTGGCCCAGGGGGCGCTGCTTTTGGATGTTCGAACCAAGAGGGAAGTAGAAGACGGGGCAGTGCCAGGGGCCCTTAACATCCCCGTTGACAACCTGCGCGAAAGGCTCAGTGAATTACCAAAAGACAAAGAGATTTTGGTTTATTGCCAAGTTGGCTTGAGGAGCTATATCGCTTATCGCATTTTGCGACAACATGGATTCACAGCTAAAAGCATCAGCGGGGGCTACCGCACATACCATATGGTCGGCAAGGACAAGGCCTGCTTCGAGAGTGGTAACGCGTAG
- a CDS encoding TOBE domain-containing protein — translation MELYPQCRFCEVESFCRKTQDECDVYHHYYGWETQTSTSDARYWKTYENTGWINRFTGEVIRVIHGDFMAQVTVRFGENQHITGVIPVQEMDRMKIREGDVATVVVKAIDIVVTK, via the coding sequence ATGGAACTGTATCCACAGTGTCGCTTCTGTGAGGTTGAAAGCTTTTGCCGTAAGACCCAGGATGAGTGTGATGTTTATCACCATTATTATGGATGGGAAACCCAAACATCCACTTCTGATGCTAGATATTGGAAGACCTACGAAAACACTGGGTGGATTAACCGCTTCACAGGAGAGGTAATCAGGGTCATCCACGGCGACTTCATGGCTCAAGTTACTGTAAGATTCGGAGAGAACCAACATATTACTGGGGTAATACCAGTACAGGAGATGGACAGGATGAAAATCAGAGAAGGCGATGTCGCAACTGTCGTGGTGAAAGCTATCGACATAGTTGTAACGAAGTAG